The genomic window TTGACTCGCTTTCATAAGCGCAATGGTTGCTCTTGGACTAGCACCGAGCTCGATATCTCGATTGGTTCTTGTAGCATGTATTAGGTTAACAATATACGTTTTTACACTTTCATGAATAAAAATATCCCGAGCTACCTTTTGCAGTTCAATGACTTGATCTAAATTAATGACATTTGTAATGGCATCAATTGGATGCTCTCTTTCAACTCGATTCAGTAATTCCAATTCTTCTTCCACAGTAGGGTACCCAAGTTGAATCTTAACTAAAAATCGATCAAGCTGTGCCTCTGGCAAAGGGAATGTTCCTGCATATTCAATTGGGTTTTGAGTTGCAAGAACGAAAAAGGGAGCATGAATGTGCATCGTCTCACCATCAACTGTCACATTTCCCTCTTCCAATGCTTCAAGTAAAGCAGATTGTGTTTTAGGTGAGGTACGATTAATTTCATCGGCAAGTACGACATTTGCCATAATAGGTCCTGGTTTAAATTCAAATAATTGAGTCTTTTGATTATAAATGGCAGCACCTGTTACATCGGAAGGTAATAAATCTGGTGTAAATTGAATTCGCTTAAATTCCCCACCGATGGTTTTTGCCATTGCTCGTACAAATACAGTCTTCCCCACACCTGGTACGTCTTCCAGCAGCACGTGACCACCTGCAAGTAAGGCTACTAATGAGAGTTTAATCTCTTTACGCTTGCCAATAATTACTTTTTCAACGTTATCAATAATTGTGTCTATCGTGTTAATGTACGAATGGAAAGTGGTCATGAATCCTGTTGTCCCCCTATAACTGCACTTTTTCATATTGTACCATCTTCATCTTGTAGAATAATAGTAGCAGACTCGCAACATCCTCATTTACATATACCCTATTATCAATTGTATTCGCAATAAGATTAAGTCAATGTCCTATCTATACAACGTGATCATCATTTAATCTTAAAAGCCCTATTTAGTAAGAGAAAAAGGATAAGCGGCGCTTAAATGGTGAGGCAGCACCGCCGAAGTAGGTTGAGGATGAGAACTCCTCTTTATTAAGATGCTTATTTTTACAATCCGTTACAATTGGCGAAAGACTTGCACTAAGTCTTTTTCAATCGTTGCCCACGTAGTTTCCTGTTTAAACAGTTGATGCATTTTTGGAATGAACGTCTCTTTAAACGCAAGCTCATATTGAGGAGAATCTTTTTCAGGTAACAAAGCCTTATAGTTTGAAACGATTTCCTCTACCGCTGCAGCCCTCGGTCCCCATTTCGCTATTTCTTCCCCTTTTTCGTTTATAAAAATGATAATCGGTATTGAACGGGCTGTTCCGTTCGTTAAATAACGATCCATTAATTCTACATTCTCATCGCGAATTAAAAACCGGCACTCCATTAAGCTATTGTTTGCTAACTTTAGCAAAATCGGAATATTCACCATGGCATCCCCACACCAATCAGCAGTTAGCACGATGGCTTTTATTCCTTTTCCTGTGACAGCTTGTGTAACATTCTCAGCTTCTTGACTCAATTGATACGTATGGTATATCGACCGTAACGTCTCTTGATTTACTTGCATCGATTCGACATATTCTTGAGCAGTCATTCCTTTTTTAAACCATTCGAATAAATTCACTATAGATACTCCTTTACCGTTCATCATTTGGCTATAGTTTACCACAGTTTCAATGCTTAAGCCCCAAGAATGATTGCAGACGTTTTTTTCTTACAGAATCGGTTATAATTCCTCTTCTTTTCACACACACTATTGAAAAATGAGGAGGAGTAATTATAAAATGGGTCACCTAAAGAAAACGATTGCAATCCTATCCTTTGTTATGCTACTTCTTGGGCTACTCATCCAATCGTCTCACCCCGTTGAAGCGAAAAATGATCGCCCTTTTTCCTTTGTATGGATGTCCGATACACAATACTACTCACAGAAATACCCTTATATTTATGACCAAATGACATCTTGGATTGTTGACCACTCAAAAGAAGAGAATCTTAAGTATGTTATACACACTGGGGATATTATCGACCGAATGAACAATGAGTTTGAATGGATCCAAGCTGATGTTGCCATGAAGAAACTGGATCAAGCAAATATGCCTTACGGAGTCCTAGCTGGCAATCACGACATCAATCATAACGATCGCGATTATACTTTGTTCAAAACCTACTTTGGGGAAGAGCGCTTTAAACCGATGAAAGCATTTAAAGGATCGTACCAGAACAATGAGGCTCACTACGATATAATAGAAGTAAACCGACATAAAATCCTTATTTTGTACATTGGCTTTGGCTGGAATCAGCAAACCATTTCCTGGGCTGAAGATGTGTTACAGACGCACCCTGATCATCCTGTCATACTAGCAACTCATCGGTATTTACAAGTTGATGGACAGCGCTCGAAAGATGGCGAAACACTCTTTAGAAAACTTGTCATGCCTTATGAAAATGTTCAGCTTGTACTGAGCGGACACTACCATGGACATGCACAGCGGTTTGATAGATTGGATCAAGATGGGGACGGTATAAACGAACGAATGGTTGTTCAATTGTTATCTGATTATCAAAGCTATGATAAAGGCGGTAACGGATTTATGAGAATCTTAACGTTTCATCCTGCTACTTCTTCAGTAGCCATTCGAACATATTCACCATTCACAGGTGAACATTTACTTGAAGATGAAGAATTCCAAAAAATTCCAATGAGTTTTCATTTTCCATTTGCTTTTTAACATATCGCCCAAATTCCATTCCGCGTTCACCTTTTTAAGTGTACAGCCATATTGTGTACTAACCAAGAAAGGTGGTGCTTAATATGAGCTATTATCAAGCTGGTTACGGAAATCCTTGTTGTCCTCCACCACCTTGTGGAGGATATGGTTACGGTCCAGGTCCAGGCGGTTACGGACCTGGATACGGTGGGTACGGTGGTGGCTGGGCTATTGGCATTGTCGTCGTACTGTTCATCCTTATCATTATTATTGGTGGGGCTGGCTTCTGGGGTGGCGGCTTTGGTGCTGGTGGTTATGGCCCTGGCCCAGGTGGTAAACCTTGCTAACAAAAAGACATCAGCACATGTGCTGATGTCTTTTTGTTAATAATAGTATCCTCCGCCATACGGTGGATACCCATACGGTGGATAACCGCCATAGCCATAGCCATAACCGGGACCGCCGCCAAAAAGATAGGGCGCAACAAGCGCTCCTCCTAAGCCACCAACGAAACCACCTAACAGTGCATTTCCCCCTCCATAAAAGGGTCTTCTACCATAGCCACCGTATCCAAAGGGTCTGCGGAAATCTTGAGGCGTTTGCCTCATATATCTATATGGTGGATGCATGTGTATGAAACCTCCTAGCCAGTTATGAGGTATACTATGCGGAGACAACCAGGCATGTGCTGAGCAAAAAGAAAAATTTAATCAAGAAACGTGTTATACATGTGGTCAATAATCGGAAGCACGTCACCACTTCCAACTCCCTCTTGCATGATCGCGAGCAGTAAATTTGATTCATCACTCTCATAACTCACTACCCAGCCGAGTGTATCTTCACCTACCTCAGCTGTTCCTGTTTTTGCCGCAATGGCATAATCGTTTCGTTCTAAAGAATGTGCTGTTCCATGGTCGCTAGATACAACATACTTTAATGCCTCATCAACCAATGTAGCAGTCTCAGCCGATACAGGCTCCATTAACACTTGCCCCGTCTCTTCTTCTTGCTCCAAGATAGGCTGAATAAGTTGGCCTTCATTTATGAATGTTGTAAACATCGCTGCTAGATGAACAGGGTTTGTTAAGATTTCTCCTTGGCCATAACCCGTATCGGCAAGCTGAATCTCTGATTTAAATCCTTCTTCTCCTGTAAGCAGTGATTGCTGAAGAGAATAGGTAAATGCAAACGTTTCGTTAAACCCAAACGCCTCTGCTCCAGCTAGCAGTTCCTCCTCCCCTATTGCAAGCGCAGCTTGGGCAAAATAAATATTATCTGAATACGCCATGGCATCAAATAAGTCAACTGCTCCATTTGGATCTGTCACACGTCGAACGTGATAACCGCCCCAATCTGAATCGGCTGGCTGCCATTCGTGACCAGGTTCGTCAACGGTTTCATTCGGATCTACCGTACCTGAATCAACACCAATTGCGGCAGTGATAGCTTTCATTGTAGAACCGGGTGAAAAACGATTTGAAAAACGATTTAATAATGGCTGGTCTTCGTTTTCTTCCAGCTCCTCACGTTGAGCACTAGGCAGCCCTAAGGTCATTTGGTTTGGATCATAACTAGGTGAACTTACTAACGCTAGCGTTTCTCCTGTTTCAGAATCAAGGGCAACAGCAGTGCCAGGCTCTCCGTCTAATTCGTTCATTAGCTCTTCTTGTAGATCCATTCGAATCGTAAGATGGACATTATCACCATCCTCCGCTTCTCGTTCCACAATCGTTTCTTTTCGTTCACCATCAGCATCGACGATAACGATTTCCCCACCAGGAGCACCACGTAGCTGTTCTTCCTTTATTAGTTCTAAACCTGTTTGCCCTACAAGAGATTGTTCTGTGTACCCTTCCTCTCTTCGCTCTTCAAGCTGCTCTGCGGTTATAGGGCGTATGTAGCCTATTAGGTGCGCCGCCGCTTCACCGAAAGGATAGACCCGTCCTTCACTCATTTGATACGTGAATCCAGGCACGTCCTCATATAGCGCTTCAATCGCCTCCAATTCAGAGGCTGGCATTTGGCCAATTAAGACAAGGCTACCTTCTTCCACCCAGCTTTGATCTAACGCTTGCTCAATTGACTCCTTTGAACGTCCCAATCGATCCGCGATTTCTGCTATTTCAGACTCTTCCTCTTCAAATCGATTCGGTACAACCGCTAAATCAATGACTTCCCCATTGATAGCTAAACCCTGCCCCTCTTTATCAAAGATTTCTCCACGTTTTTGTTTAGAAGCGTTGTACCTAACTGAATCTTCATCACTCAAATCAGGAAAGATGAGTTGAGAACCCCACTCTAGTTTCCAACTAGGATCGTCTTCTCGTTCATCCCAAACGAAAGAAAGCTGCTCTTCAAATTCGTACTCGCCAGCAACTGTGGTCATAGAAACGTTTACAGGAATTTGTTCTTCATTTTCTCCTGTAAACTCCTCAGGAACAATCGCTTCTATAGTAAAGTCATTTATTAGTCCATCATAAATATTTTCATAACGCGCTATAAAATCTTCTTCCGATATAGACTCTTGAACGTCACTTGTTACCATCTGATACATAGAAGCATAGTCACGATTTTCCCAATGGTCGATAAATGACTGAGCTGAATTTTCTGGTGTCTCTGTTGAACATGCTGCTAAAAATATGCTAATAATTGAAAAAGTGCTAAATACGGCTGCTTTCTTCAATCCATTCAATCCCCTTTTTTACATTTCAATTTCCTTTCCATTACATTCACTTTACCATACTCCAAATCCGGTTTGAACCATTTCACTTTGATAAACGTAAGCAGTAAACACAAAAAACACGAAAAACAGGCAGATGATTCCGAGCGCATTCCCCTCGCCTATCATGTCCTATCTCGCGTGTTTTTCGTCATTGTTCAGTTATTCGTTACAATCGTTAGTTTATCTTTAATGCTTGTACGCTCTTTCGCTTCTGGTACGAAATCCGCATACCCAATCATTAACGTTCCAATAATTTTTTCGCCACTTTCCACTCCAATTGCTTCTCGAAAGATAGGATCGTAAATCCAATCATTCGTTCGCCAAATCATGCCAATACCTCTTGCCCATGCTGCTAATTGGAAGTTTTGTATCATGGCACTTACAGCTCCGTAATCTTCATCCCATGTTTTTTGACGTGGGTGCTCAGGCATTACAACAACGAGATGAAGGGGGATTTGGTTGAAATAAGCTGCTTTCTTTTTCGCTTTTTCAGGTAAGGTTTGATCTGCACCCAATTGTGATTTTTTATAAGCGTTTATAAACGCTTCTTTGCCTTCATCAGCAAATAAAATAAAGCGCCATGGTTCTGTTAATTTGTGATTCGGCGCCCATTTTGCCACTTCTAGCAGTGAAATGATTTCATCTATTGATACAGCATCAGATTTAAATTTTTTAATGGAACGTCTACCTTTTATAATAGAATCAATTGTCGTTATGTGATTCGTCATTGTATAACCATCCTTTTATCTAGCATTACGTTTAGTGTAGCGAATGCTTGAATCGAAAGCAAGGAATGATTCTCATTTTCAATTAGAAAATTGTATCGACACCTTTACAGCCTTCCCTATAAGGATGTCGCTAGATTAAGAATGAAACCGACCTAAAAACGATTTCAATCGCTCCGTTTGTGGATGTTGAATGACTTGACTCGGCGTACCTTGTTCAGCTATTCTTCCTGCATCTAAAAAGAAAACCCTATCGGCTACATCAAGTGCGAAATCCATCTCATGGGTGATGAGCATCATCGTCGTTTCTCCTTCAGCTGCAATATCGCGTATGACTTCTAATACTTCCCCTACAAGTTCGGGGTCAAGGGCAGCCGTCACCTCATCAAACAACAGAACCTTTGGCTGCATCACGAGCGAGCGAGCAATCGCCACCCGTTGTTGTTGTCCACCAGAAAGCTGTGAGGGATACATATCTATTTTGTCTTCGAGTCCTACTTTCATTAGCATTTCCCTTGCCCTAGCCTGTGCTTCTTCCTTACTCAACCCTAGCACATGGATAGGCGCCTCTGTACAGTTTCTCATTATTGTCATGTGAGGAAATAGATTGTACTGTTGAAACACCATTCCAATATTGCCTCTCACTCTACGCAAATGCTTCTCATCAGCGGGTAGTAGTTTCCCATCGACCTCCTTATGCCACAGCATCTCACCATCTACTTCAATCGTACCTTCTGTCGGTTGCTCAAGGGTCATTAACATTCGAATAATCGTTGTTTTCCCAGAGCCTGAGGGACCAATTAAAGCAATTTTCTCTCCTTTTTTCACGTCAATATTTAATTCATTTAAGACAACCGTATCGCCGAATGCTTTTTTTATATTCCGGTACCGTACAATGACATCTTGGTCTGTTTTGTCTTCTACACTCACGTTTTCATCCCCCTTGTTTCTACTTTATTTCCATGTAAATTGCCGACTTTCCGCTCCAGGTACCGAATAAATAAAGCAGATGGATAACTTAAAATAAGAAATAGAAAACCGACAATGGTTATTGGTTCCACAAAGCTATACGTCTGAGAACCGATTGCACGAGCCGTTGACATCATCTCCATTACAAATACACCTAGTAACAAAGGGGTTTCTTTAAACAAGACGATTAAATAATTTCCTAGCATTGGAATCACTGGAGGAACAGCTTGAGGGAGAATAATTTTCTTCCACATCTGTGCCTTTGAAAAGTTGAGTGCTTTTCCTGCTTCCCATTGACTGTTCGGAACAGCGTTAATACCAGACCGATAAATTTCCGACACGTATGTAGCATAATGGATACCGAGAACAAGAACTCCTGTTTGAAAACCCGTTAAAGGAGTTGTATAGAATACAAAAAACAATTGAACAAGTGGTGGTGTTGCACGAATAAACTCAATGATGCCAGCAATCGATAGTGCTAACGGCTTAAAAGCCGAGCGCCTTAGTAAAGCAAATACTAATCCGACTGTTAACGACAAAAAATATGCACTAATGGTTACAGAAATGGTTACTGTAATGGCCGATAAAATGTCAGGGAAGATTTCCCATGCAAAAGCCCAATCCCATACATCACTCATGAAAGTGTCACCCCTTTAGAAGCACGTTTTTCTAAATACCGAGCGAGTACAATAAGTGGCAGTGCAAGTAAGAAATAAGCAACTAATAAATACGTGTAAATTTCTACTTGGCTACTAATAGCAGTATTGCTACCTCTCAAAACGTTCGCATTAAAGGTTAAGTCGGCAAGTCCAATAAAATACACAAGGGAAGTCCCTTTTAACAGTTCAATCGCATTATTGCCAAAGCCAGGTAACATTAAGCGAAAAGCCTGTGGCAAAATGACTAGGCGCAATCGTTGAAAACGCGACATATTCAGAGAGATCGCCGCTTCAGTTTGACCAATATGTATCGAGTTAATCGCACTTCTTACCACTTCAGAAGCATAAGCGCCGTAATTTAACCCTACTGCTAATGAACCGGCTAGCATTAAACTCATGGAGATTCCATCAATCAGTTGGGGTAACGCATAATACAAAAAGAACATTTGCACGAGTAGAGACGTGCCTCGAAATAACTCAACAAAAACAGCAGCTATCGTACGAACAATAGCAAATTGAGACGTCCGCATTAATCCTGCTATGATGGCAATAGAATAAGCAAGAAGCGCACCATAAAGAAACACCATCACAGTTGTTGTCAGCCCTTGTAAAATAAAGGGAGCAAACGTCATAAAATTTGAAAACATCCATCACACCTCTTTTTCTACGAAAAAAAGCATGGGTAACGGTTGTGCATCACCATGCTTCCCTCATACTATTTCCTATTAGCCATTCCTCTCACAACGGTCTTCAGTTGTTAGATTATCTGGAGGCAAATTCGCTTCTGTAAAACCAAATTCTTCGATAATAGCAAGAAGTTCACCGGACTCAATTAATTCTTGTAACCCTTCATTGTAGGCTTCTCTTAATTCATCATCTGCAAACACAGCAGCACCATATGCTGTGACAGGCTCACCATCTATAATCGGTTGTTCAAATTCCTCAACGAACTCCACTTCACCTGAGGTATTATTTTGAGCTGCTGAATTTGCTGTAGCATCGGTGGCAACCATAACATCAGCCATCCCACTTTCAACTGCCGCAATATTGTCGGCGATGCTTGATCCTTGCATGAATTGACTCGAATCAATCCCTAAGTTTTCAAGCATCCCAATCTGATTTGCACCTGACATCACGGCTACCGTCACATCAGGATTTGCTACAATATCTTCATAACTATGCAAATTAAGAGGGTTTCCTGTTTGAACGACAATCCCTTCTCCATATTGAATTTCAATATCGCCGAAGTTCCCCATTTCACAGCGCTGAGGTTGTACATCCATTGCAGCAGTTGCCATATCAAATGAACCAGAATTTACCCCTTCAATTAATGCACCAAAATCATTTACAGTTCCTTCGATATCGTCATAACCAATCCGTTGCAACACGGCACGAGCAATCTCAGGAGCCGCTCCAGTTACTTCATTATTCTCAATGTCGATGTATCCGTATGGCTCTTCGTTCGCTACACCAACGGAAATAATGCCACCGCCGTCTCCATCTGTTTCATCACTGCTACCGCAAGCAACGAGGGCTATAGATGTTACAACTAAAAATCCGAACATTCCTACTTTTCTCAATATAAATCCCCCTTTTACAAGATCGTTTAACAAAAAACAAGTTGTTCCTTTTCGCTCTTTCTATTTCCCAACAACCTCTTTTTCATTGAACAAGTCTACTATGAGTATCATCATAGCATATTCACAAGTTTGTTAAAAATCAATTATTCAGCATATTCCTCCTTCTTTTTGCTTATTTTCGCTTTAGCCTCTTTCTCATTAAAATACATCTGAATAACTTAAAAATAATCAACTTTCCAAAAAATAACGCAGTTTGTTTGTTTATTTTCGCCTTATATAAGTATGATTAGTGTAAGAAACAGAAAAGAGCAAGGAATCTCCCTGCTCTTTTACGATATTACTCTTCTTGTTCTTCCATTTCTTGTTCTAAATCTGCTTGCATCTCTGCCATTTTTTCTTGTGCCTCTTCAAGTGTAATAGCTTGTTCAATTGCGTCTTCATCATAATCAACCTCTTCTAGCTGATCAAACTGACTAAATTCGTACACAACCTCTTCCGAAAACAGTTGCCCAACTTCGGCTATTTCACCTTCCATAGATAATTCACTTCGTTCTTGCGTGAAGTTGTCTTTTTGAATAAGTAATTCAAAATTAAAATCTTGAAGGTCAACCTCTAACTCTTCCGGGCTTTCACCCATAAAGGCTAATGCAAGATTTTTCACCTCGTCGTCCGTACCTGATGCCGATAGATGGTAATGGTCTTCTGTTTCTTCTAAGCTCAGTGCATCAGTATGATTTGCTAAAGTTGTTAATTGATCCTCGGCTGGTTGAAAAGACTCTGATCCAGAAATGCCGCTTTCTTCTGCAGAAAGTTGAATCCATTCCTCAAGCATTGGCTCTTCCGTATAAAACGCTCCATCATGCATAAAGGTCATCGCCGGTTGACCTTCCTCTTCGTTTTCAGCTTGTTGCTCCGATATGGAAAAAGCAAACGGTTCCCGTATAATCTTCGTTGTTGTTACAGAACCTTGTCCCTCTTGACCGCTGGCCGTTGTATCCATTTGGTAACTCGTTTTTTCTGCCATCTGTTCTTGTGCATTTTCTAAGATTGTATCGATTTCACCTTGATCTGCTTGATCATCTTGACATCCAGCTAGCGCGATCGCTGCAATAAGAATAAATGGTGTTTTTTTCACGCTTAGCACCTCGTTTTATTTGACTTCCTCGTCACTCTAACATATGAACAAAGTAGAGAACGACGACTTCATCAAATTCCCCTATTTTTATAGACTTTACGTCATTTCAACAGAACGCCACCTATTTTTTTAGAATCAACCATAATTTACAATATTTCTTTAAACGAACCGTAAGATTCATTTATGGTCGCGAAGGGTATAATAGTCCATATTACTCATTATGGAGGATTTCTTTTATGAATAAACCACTTCTTTCTGTTATTGTTCCTTCATTTAACGAAGAACAAAATGTCGAGCCCTTTTACTTTGCTTTAAAAGAAGTGCTTGACCAAAGCCATTATCGCTTTGAAGTGATTTATATTGATGACGGTAGTTCTGATTCCACCCTTTCTTTACTCCAACGTCTCTCTACTTGGCACCCCCAAGTAAATTATATTTCATTTACAAGAAATTTCGGTAAAGAAGCAGCCATTTTAGCCGGATTTCAACATTCGAAAGGGGATTGTGTGATTGTCATTGATGCCGACCTTCAGCACCCAGTCGAAATGATTCACGAGCTTCTTGATGGGTACGAGGAAGGATACGACCAGGTCATTGCGTGCCGAAATCGAAAAGGAGACAATTTTGTTAAAACGGCTTTGTCAAAGGTCTACTATAAACTTATTAACAAAGTCGTCGACGTTCAGCTCGAAGATGGGGCTGGCGATTTTCGCTTGTTAAGTCGAAGAGCTGTTGATGCCTTACTCATTTTAAGTGAAGGGAATCGTTTTTCAAAAGGATTGTTCTCATGGATTGGTTTTGATCAAAAAGTGGTTCATTATGAAAACGTCAGTCGCCAAAATGGTGAATCAAAATGGTCCATACAGAAACTTATTAATTATGGAATTGACGGGATTGTATCATTTAACTTAAAACCGCTTCGTATTTGTTTCTATATGGGCGGTATGATCTTGTTAGCTGCACTTGCTTACATTCTTGTCATGCTCACACAAATCGTTCGAACAGGTATCGACGTCCCTGGGTATTTCACCATTATTTCAGCTGTTTTATTCCTTGGAGGGATTCAATTATTATCACTAGGTATTATTGGCGAATATATTGGCCGAATTTACAATGAAACAAAAAAAAGACCGCATTATTTAGTTAAAGAATCCAATGCTACAAAAGGAAAACGATATGAACGCATTCAGTAATTTTTGTCAGAAAATCTATCGAAACCAATTTATGCGATTCGCTTTTGTTGGAGGGATTAATACACTTGTATTTTATTCCCTCTTCTTGCTTTTTCATCAAGTCTTTTCCCTGTTTTATTTAGTTGCTCACATCTTAGCCTTTATTCTTTCAATGATTGTTTCTTATTTTTTAAATGTTTTTTTTACGTTTGGTGTGAAACCATCTATAAAAACATTTTTACAATTCCCGCTAACACAAGTGGTAAATTTCACTGTATCAACGAGCCTCGTCTTTGTATTCGTTGAACTATTTAAGTTATCTCCTGTTATTGCGCCGATATTTGCAGTATTTCTAACAGTACCCATTACGTTCGTTATTACAGCGAAAATTTTAAAACGAGATGGAGTTTCACATGAATCTTAAAAAAGCACTCATTCTTGTTAGTTTAAGCCTAGTGGTCGCGTTTCTTGCCCACGGTTTCTTTCTGTATCAACTACTACATGGGCAATTTATGGTT from Shouchella hunanensis includes these protein-coding regions:
- a CDS encoding GtrA family protein — encoded protein: MNAFSNFCQKIYRNQFMRFAFVGGINTLVFYSLFLLFHQVFSLFYLVAHILAFILSMIVSYFLNVFFTFGVKPSIKTFLQFPLTQVVNFTVSTSLVFVFVELFKLSPVIAPIFAVFLTVPITFVITAKILKRDGVSHES
- a CDS encoding glycosyltransferase family 2 protein; amino-acid sequence: MNKPLLSVIVPSFNEEQNVEPFYFALKEVLDQSHYRFEVIYIDDGSSDSTLSLLQRLSTWHPQVNYISFTRNFGKEAAILAGFQHSKGDCVIVIDADLQHPVEMIHELLDGYEEGYDQVIACRNRKGDNFVKTALSKVYYKLINKVVDVQLEDGAGDFRLLSRRAVDALLILSEGNRFSKGLFSWIGFDQKVVHYENVSRQNGESKWSIQKLINYGIDGIVSFNLKPLRICFYMGGMILLAALAYILVMLTQIVRTGIDVPGYFTIISAVLFLGGIQLLSLGIIGEYIGRIYNETKKRPHYLVKESNATKGKRYERIQ